The nucleotide sequence CAACCTGCAGAAAGCACATTGGATAATTAGATGAGAACAAACTGTTGTAAACTTAATCCGCATGCCCTAGAACAAGTCTTTTACAAAAAAGAATGATACCTGGAAGGCATTGTCAGGGCAGTTGTGGAAAAACTTGGATATACCACCAGCAGTAAGTGCGAGAGGTGGTCGAAGAGAAACAGTAGGAGCAGGAAGATAAACTAACATGAAATCGGCAATGATAGCCATCGCctaatagagaaaaaaagaatcaaaatgaaAGTAAGTACGCTTAACCTAATTCAACAGAAGATCGCAATGAATACAGCAGGAAATTTTTCTTACAAAGTGACAAAGCAGCAAAGGGTGACCCCATACTACTTTATTTTTCTCCAAATTTGCTATTGAACAGTTCAAAATTTTGGTTCTTACCTCAGAGACAAAGCAAATTTCAACTACTCTCATAGTCATGCAAAAACTAATGgtgaaaaaaaattgcagaCCCCATCACAACCACAAACTACCCCCCAACTCTTCGTCAACCCGAATGGGTCATCTAAAAGATATTTGTTGACAAATTTCTCATCCATCCACCATCTAACAattttagatagaaaaaaaaagtcaccacaggaaaaagagagaagaatgaTTACCACATCGGCAAAGACAACTTCAAGTTCATTGAAGAAGTTTTCTCTACGCCGTTCATACTCAGCAGCAGTctgaaacaaaagaagcaaCACGTTCTCAAACATGTTAGCTTTAAAAACTATTAACTACAACTAGGATTACCAGATTTGCTCtgttaaaaagtaataaatcaAAAGGTGTCCGGTTCGTAAATCATGATTGAAACCAAATTCAAATCATTTTCCTGATGAATTCTCCATAAAgcaccaaaaaaatcaaaactttgcaactgaAATTAGTAATCAAGTGAAGTggaaagcagagagagagaccttggTGAAGATGCCAACACCACACTCCATGGAGAGTTTAGCCAAGAAGAGATCATCAGCCAAAAGTCTTTCTCTAAACCCAGCAAACTGCATCAGCCACCGCATCACAGCCGATTTCTGGAGCTCCAAAAACCTGTTAATAACCGATCCAGGAATCCGACCCGACTCAATAGCAGCCGCTAGATCCTTAGGAAGACTCTCCAATTCAGTCCCTGACTCCTTCAACAAAAGCATCGCCTCGTTCCTGTTCCTATCCCTGTCCTCGCCACCTTCTCCGTCTCCATTGTTCTTACCTCCATCGCCACCACCGTGACCTCCTCCGATGTTATCAGAGCCGCCGTTACCAATCGAGGCGGAGAAAACAGGGGAAATAGGGACACGTCGGTTGAAAGAGATGGACTTGGCAGAGATTACACCGTTAAAAGAGGATGAAGAGAGTCTAGGAAATGAAGCGAGGTGAGGCCATGTGAGATTGGATTCAGAGATAGATGTATTCGGGGTAGGAACACAGAAGAAGCAGGACGCTATTGCCATTGATNNNNNNNNNNNNNNNNNNNNNNNNNNNNNNNNNNNNNNNNNNNNNNNNNNNNNNNNNNNNNNNNNNNNNNNNNNNNNNNNNNNCCACCACCATGACCTCCTCCGATGTTATCAGAGCCGCCGTTACCAATCGAGGCGGAGAAAACAGGGGAAATAGGGACACGTCGGTTGAAAGAGATGGACTTTGCAGAGATTACACCGTTAAAAGAGGATGAAGAGAGTCTAGGAAATGAAGCGAGGTGAGGCCATGTGAGATTGGATTCAGAGATAGATGTATTCGGGGTAGGAACACAGAAGAAGCAGGACGCTATTGCCATTGATGCTAcacagacagagagagagagagagagagagagagagactgaaaACTGAAAAGCAGAAGACTTTCAGAGATCTCTCTGTGTCTGTGGTGTGTGTAGGGTTAAGGTTGTCGATTGAGAGCAGTGGTGAGAGAGTCAGCGAAAGCAAGATTCTTTCTTCAGTGtgtttaagggttttttttgttcttgttttagtTTATTTGGTGGGCCTCACGATAGAATCCGACTGGCGCGTGCTTTTCACGGTGCCTCTCACACCAGACCAGACCAGCTTATAAATGCGtgtttacaaaattacaaaggTATCATTTgagaatataattttataaagaaataaatctttGGAAACTCAGAAACTTGTTGacatatcatcatcacatcCCATCGTTGTCCAAGGAAGAAGAACTTTtcaaacaattgaaaaaaaaaacctaaatccaCCTATCACTACCGTGTTGAATGCTTATAGAAGGTAGTTATGTCTTTCTGACATTCTCACATCAATACTGATGCTTCTTATTATTAGGTCTCGCCTTCTAATTGCAATGAACCATCTCTCATTAACTTGAGGCTCAAACTGTTGAATCTTTCCCTGGAATACTGCCTCGACGCTTTTCTCCAATCTGTCCCAGCTTTCATCATCGCAACAAACTCTTCATAGCTTATACGCCCATCCTGACCAAAGGAAAGAAGAGATGTGTTCTTTATCATCTCAAAAGGAATAGAGAAATGTAAAATTGGGAATGCAGTTTAACCAAATGGGTTTCATGAAATGTGGAAGATACCTTGTCGGTATCAACATCTTGCATGATGGCTGCAATAACTTCCTCACTGCTAGTATCATCCAATTCATCATTCAACGCTTCACGAAGTTCTTCAATCTCTATGTAACCACTCTGGTTCTGATCAAAGAAGTTAAAAGCTTTATGCAAGTGTTCATCATTCGCCATCTTCTTAAGGTGCACCGAAACAGCCACAAACTCGCCGTAGTTCAGTGTCCCATCTCCATCAACATCAGTctgcaagaaaaagaaagaatgagtTTCGTTTTTCAGAAGTAATGGTAGCACTTGTTTCAAGCATATTGCTTTGATTGAAATGAAGGTATTCATACAGCTTCCATAAGAATCTGAAGATCGGCATCAGCAATCTGTTGTCCAGCTTTTTGAAGTCCAACTTTAAGCTCCTCAAGATTTATCTTGCCTCTCTTGTTTACGTCCATCATTTCAAATGCTTCCTTTATCCCGGCTGCTTCTTCCACTGACAAGTGTTCAGCTATCACCTACAAGAGGAAAACAAGTTTACAGTTTCATTTATGCCTCTGAATAAGATTGGAAGCAAATCGATAAACAGTGGAATGGCTTAACAGAATCATACCCGTAGAGCTCGTTTCTTAAGCTTATTCATTACGGAAAACTGCTTGAGCCTTGCTTTCACAGTCTCCCCAAGAGAGACATTTGGAGCCTTCTTTGCATTCAGTATCCACGAATGCTCTGCAAATAGGATATTCCTTTCTGAGCAtacgattttttttaaaaactaagagcTGCTAAAACAGAAGCCTACCGAGTACTTGTGCAGCAGTAAGCCGTTTTTTGGGATCAGGTTCAAGCATCTTTCT is from Camelina sativa cultivar DH55 chromosome 20, Cs, whole genome shotgun sequence and encodes:
- the LOC104769488 gene encoding protein RETICULATA-RELATED 4, chloroplastic isoform X3, which gives rise to MAIASCFFCVPTPNTSISESNLTWPHLASFPRLSSSSFNGVISAKSISFNRRVPISPVFSASIGNGGSDNIGGGHGGGDGGKNNGDGEGGEDRDRNRNEAMLLLKESGTELESLPKDLAAAIESGRIPGSVINRFLELQKSAVMRWLMQFAGFRERLLADDLFLAKLSMECGVGIFTKTAAEYERRRENFFNELEVVFADVAMAIIADFMLVYLPAPTVSLRPPLALTAGGISKFFHNCPDNAFQVALSGTSYTLLQRLGAITRNGAKLFAVGTTSSLVGTAITNAFIKARGAVDQTSEGEIETVPIVSTSVAYGVYMAVSSNLRYQVVAGVIEQRLLEPMLHQHKLALSALCFAVRTGNTFLGSLLWVDYARLIGIQKSH
- the LOC104769488 gene encoding protein RETICULATA-RELATED 4, chloroplastic isoform X1, whose translation is MAIASCFFCVPTPNTSISESNLTWPHLASFPRLSSSSFNGVISAKSISFNRRVPISPVFSASIGNGGSDNIGGGHGGGGDGGKNNGDGEGGEDRDRNRNEAMLLLKESGTELESLPKDLAAAIESGRIPGSVINRFLELQKSAVMRWLMQFAGFRERLLADDLFLAKLSMECGVGIFTKTAAEYERRRENFFNELEVVFADVAMAIIADFMLVYLPAPTVSLRPPLALTAGGISKFFHNCPDNAFQVALSGTSYTLLQRLGAITRNGAKLFAVGTTSSLVGTAITNAFIKARGAVDQTSEGEIETVPIVSTSVAYGVYMAVSSNLRYQVVAGVIEQRLLEPMLHQHKLALSALCFAVRTGNTFLGSLLWVDYARLIGIQKSH
- the LOC104769488 gene encoding protein RETICULATA-RELATED 4, chloroplastic isoform X2 → MAIASCFFCVPTPNTSISESNLTWPHLASFPRLSSSSFNGVISAKSISFNRRVPISPVFSASIGNGGSDNIGGGHGGGDGGKNNGDGEGGEDRDRNRNEAMLLLKESGTELESLPKDLAAAIESGRIPGSVINRFLELQKSAVMRWLMQFAGFRERLLADDLFLAKLSMECGVGIFTKTAAEYERRRENFFNELEVVFADVAMAIIADFMLVYLPAPTVSLRPPLALTAGGISKFFHNCPDNAFQVALSGTSYTLLQRLGAITRNGAKLFAVGTTSSLVGTAITNAFIKARGAVDQTSEGEIETVPIVSTSVAYGVYMAVSSNLRYQVVAGVIEQRLLEPMLHQHKLALSALCFAVRTGNTFLGSLLWVDYARLIGIQKSH